Proteins encoded by one window of Candidatus Nitrosocosmicus hydrocola:
- a CDS encoding NUDIX hydrolase: protein MPKDTYKLHLSDTHQSNSVENSSVLVIIYYNHMNIPVVIFTKRSSKLRNHAGEISFPGGRMSMHDNSLVDTAIRETFEEIGLKVSKENIVGCLTPTNTYTTKILIFPFVVMMTSGLNNLVPNEEVEEIIEIPLERLMNSVEIDKEHSSNTYKMFKFIVEGHLIWGATARILKNLLEVIEGKKTSNVP, encoded by the coding sequence TTGCCCAAAGACACTTACAAATTACATCTGTCTGATACTCATCAGTCAAATAGCGTGGAAAACTCTAGCGTATTGGTGATAATATATTACAATCACATGAATATTCCGGTCGTGATTTTTACAAAAAGGAGTTCAAAACTAAGAAATCATGCTGGAGAAATATCCTTTCCTGGTGGTAGAATGTCAATGCATGATAATTCATTGGTAGATACGGCAATAAGAGAAACTTTTGAAGAAATAGGTTTAAAAGTTAGTAAAGAAAATATCGTTGGATGCCTTACCCCCACAAATACCTACACAACTAAGATTTTAATTTTTCCGTTTGTAGTTATGATGACTAGTGGTCTGAATAATTTGGTGCCAAATGAGGAAGTAGAGGAAATTATCGAAATTCCTTTGGAAAGACTAATGAATTCAGTTGAAATAGATAAAGAACATTCAAGCAACACCTATAAGATGTTTAAATTCATTGTTGAAGGGCATTTAATTTGGGGCGCTACTGCTAG
- a CDS encoding ABC transporter ATP-binding protein, with protein MSKLELKNITKSFSVNSSAGEKKRVLAVDNVNLSIEEGQFVCFVGPSGCGKSTLLNIIAGLDKPTEGELILNGRPVSATGPDRIMVFQENALFPWLSVIDNVEFGLKMVGVEKEKRNKIAMHYLEMMDLSKFSKSYTYQLSGGMKQRVAIARALVMDPDVLLMDEPFAALDSQTRDLLLVELQLIWAKTRKTIVFVTHNISESICLGDKVVIFTKRPARVKKEIEIEYRRPRLTEDSNLFEYNRLVLDELKSEIAQHRKSL; from the coding sequence TTGAGCAAGTTGGAATTAAAAAATATTACTAAATCGTTTTCTGTAAACTCCTCTGCTGGCGAAAAAAAGAGGGTATTAGCTGTAGATAATGTTAATCTTTCAATTGAGGAAGGCCAGTTTGTTTGTTTTGTTGGCCCTTCAGGCTGTGGAAAATCAACTCTACTTAATATAATTGCAGGCCTCGATAAACCAACAGAGGGTGAATTAATACTAAATGGGCGACCAGTATCAGCAACGGGTCCAGATCGAATTATGGTATTTCAGGAGAATGCGTTGTTTCCCTGGTTAAGTGTAATTGATAATGTAGAATTCGGTCTAAAAATGGTAGGAGTAGAAAAGGAAAAGAGAAACAAGATTGCGATGCATTATCTTGAAATGATGGATTTAAGCAAATTTTCCAAATCATATACATATCAGTTATCAGGGGGAATGAAGCAAAGGGTAGCCATAGCTAGAGCATTAGTAATGGACCCAGACGTATTGTTGATGGATGAACCTTTTGCGGCTCTTGATTCTCAGACTCGAGATCTCTTGCTCGTTGAACTTCAATTGATATGGGCAAAAACCAGAAAAACTATTGTATTTGTAACTCATAATATATCAGAATCTATTTGCTTAGGAGATAAAGTCGTTATTTTTACTAAACGACCGGCTCGTGTTAAAAAAGAGATAGAAATTGAGTATAGAAGGCCACGTTTAACTGAGGATTCAAATCTCTTCGAATATAACAGACTGGTTTTGGATGAATTGAAAAGTGAAATAGCACAACACAGAAAGAGTTTGTAG
- a CDS encoding PINc/VapC family ATPase, whose product MNKKIVLDTSIIIDGIISSKIDSNEIDDGYEIIIPRLAIDELQSQACKQRDHGFVGLSELRKIREKCIKRKISIRIAGEKPSLSDIKLAKNGRIDALICDIAEGENAILFTSDYIQHLTALASGIQSTFDRSITSSEYDIENYFDQSTMSVHLIEGVEPLAKKGTPGNFSLEKISGNKLNKQILDEIINFLFSAKDNKKVSNIEISFDGCYVLMYKNLRIVITYPPVSNKIEITAVRPIKKLTLKDYDMDPNLVDRLSKDAEGILIAGRPGSGKSTFASSIADHYVSNNRLVKTLESPRDLQVPNNVVQYGSFKNGYERVADLLLLVRPDFTIFDEVRKIRDFELFADLRLTGIGMIGVIHAAEALDAIQRFIGKIELGMIPHVIDTVIFINGGKIDKIYELKLTVKVPAGMIEQDLSRPVVEIRDFYSKEVEYEIYSYGEENIIIPLENIDKKVLGDKNNKINKLAESKIREVIGRYDSQAEIKIISNDKIRILVNKEKIPKIIGRGGSTISEIEKILGVKIDVEAKVPSIGSEIPFSISESGSRIYLIVDEDHIGKKVNLFLNEELLISNQIGKRSKLKIDKKSDVGRKVFNIIMSNNQDSLKLFESKIEQKF is encoded by the coding sequence TTGAATAAAAAAATCGTATTAGATACTAGTATTATTATAGACGGAATTATTAGTAGTAAAATTGATAGTAACGAGATAGATGACGGTTATGAGATCATTATCCCGCGGCTGGCGATTGATGAGTTGCAATCTCAGGCATGTAAGCAACGTGATCATGGATTTGTTGGACTAAGCGAGTTAAGGAAAATAAGGGAAAAGTGTATCAAACGTAAAATATCAATAAGAATTGCCGGAGAAAAGCCAAGTTTGAGCGACATCAAGCTTGCGAAAAATGGGCGCATCGATGCTTTGATTTGTGACATTGCTGAAGGAGAAAATGCAATCCTTTTTACCTCTGATTATATACAACACCTGACAGCTTTAGCTTCAGGAATTCAAAGCACATTTGATAGATCCATTACTTCTTCTGAATATGACATTGAGAATTACTTTGATCAAAGCACTATGAGTGTACACCTAATTGAGGGGGTAGAACCACTTGCCAAAAAGGGCACTCCTGGAAATTTTTCTCTAGAAAAAATATCTGGAAATAAACTTAACAAACAGATTTTAGATGAAATCATAAATTTTTTGTTTTCTGCGAAGGATAACAAGAAGGTTTCCAATATCGAAATTTCATTTGATGGGTGTTATGTGTTAATGTACAAGAACCTCAGGATTGTAATCACATATCCTCCAGTATCTAACAAGATAGAAATAACTGCGGTACGGCCAATAAAGAAATTAACTTTGAAGGATTATGATATGGACCCTAATTTGGTTGACAGATTATCTAAAGATGCAGAAGGTATTTTAATTGCCGGTAGGCCAGGGTCTGGAAAAAGTACTTTTGCAAGTAGCATAGCAGATCACTATGTTTCAAATAATAGGTTAGTTAAGACGCTCGAATCCCCAAGGGATCTCCAGGTTCCAAACAATGTAGTCCAATATGGATCATTTAAAAATGGTTATGAGAGGGTCGCCGATTTATTACTGCTTGTAAGACCAGATTTTACCATCTTTGACGAGGTAAGGAAAATTAGGGACTTTGAATTGTTTGCTGATCTAAGGCTTACTGGAATTGGAATGATAGGGGTCATCCACGCGGCCGAAGCTCTTGATGCAATACAACGTTTTATTGGAAAAATAGAATTGGGTATGATTCCTCATGTTATAGATACAGTCATTTTCATAAATGGTGGGAAAATCGACAAGATCTACGAATTAAAACTAACAGTTAAGGTTCCCGCTGGAATGATTGAACAAGACCTTTCCAGGCCGGTGGTTGAGATTAGAGACTTTTACTCTAAGGAAGTGGAATATGAAATTTATTCTTATGGTGAAGAAAACATAATCATACCTTTGGAAAATATTGACAAAAAAGTCTTGGGTGATAAAAATAACAAGATAAACAAGCTTGCAGAATCCAAAATAAGAGAAGTCATCGGACGATATGATTCACAAGCCGAGATAAAAATAATTTCAAATGATAAGATTCGAATTTTGGTAAATAAAGAAAAAATTCCAAAAATTATTGGACGAGGAGGTTCGACTATTTCAGAAATCGAAAAAATCTTGGGCGTTAAGATTGATGTGGAAGCCAAGGTGCCTTCGATTGGGAGCGAAATACCATTTAGTATTTCAGAATCGGGCTCAAGAATATACCTCATAGTAGATGAGGACCATATTGGGAAAAAGGTTAATTTGTTCTTAAATGAAGAACTATTAATTAGCAATCAAATAGGAAAAAGATCAAAATTGAAGATTGACAAGAAATCAGATGTGGGAAGAAAAGTATTCAACATTATAATGAGTAACAACCAAGATTCTCTGAAACTCTTTGAGAGCAAGATAGAACAGAAGTTTTAG
- a CDS encoding methylmalonyl-CoA mutase family protein yields MDLDPISTAAQGLTPINTLIARLGELPTLVYNAQEQLPNIRPVRVSTTTLHGAGADAADELALSLSAGVAYLRALVAGGLSVNNAARMLWLQLPVGRDTFGELCKLRAARVLWHKIFTAAGAPDEPPPPIHAVASARTQAQRDPWVNMLRVTTEMFAAILGGAQLVTPRPFDDQLVSVSALGRRVARNTVLVLRDESHLGRVVDAAGGSFYIEARTDALAREAWKRFRAIEKDGGITSMVDSGALRMRLDSAWARREAILAKRKEPVLGVSEFAHLDEKLPASPTPIVPVPTGPTLIEHRDAEIFETLRTRIGAVPRDVVLLALGPPSEHRARIGYSSSLFGIVGIRTREITSPERADVAVICGSDERYASEAAGIARALKSAEVNKVVLAGRPGVLEAELRKAGVDAFVFVGCDTVATLKEILS; encoded by the coding sequence ATCGACTTAGATCCGATTAGCACCGCCGCGCAGGGCTTGACCCCTATTAACACACTCATAGCGCGGTTGGGTGAGTTACCTACTCTCGTGTATAATGCACAGGAGCAGCTACCGAACATCCGGCCGGTGCGTGTTTCGACCACTACGTTGCATGGGGCTGGTGCCGATGCCGCAGACGAGCTCGCACTAAGCCTTTCAGCCGGCGTCGCTTACCTGCGTGCGCTCGTTGCGGGTGGACTATCGGTAAACAATGCCGCCCGAATGCTGTGGCTGCAATTGCCCGTCGGTCGTGATACCTTCGGTGAGTTGTGCAAGCTCCGTGCAGCACGCGTACTTTGGCATAAGATATTCACTGCGGCTGGCGCTCCTGACGAACCGCCGCCGCCGATCCACGCAGTTGCATCCGCACGTACACAAGCACAACGAGACCCCTGGGTAAACATGTTACGTGTCACCACGGAGATGTTTGCGGCAATACTAGGTGGTGCTCAGCTCGTGACGCCCCGTCCATTTGACGACCAGCTCGTCTCTGTTTCTGCGCTTGGACGTCGCGTAGCCCGCAACACGGTGCTTGTACTGCGTGACGAGAGCCATCTAGGCCGAGTCGTAGATGCCGCTGGAGGTAGTTTTTATATCGAAGCGCGCACTGATGCGCTAGCCCGAGAGGCGTGGAAGCGCTTCAGAGCGATTGAGAAGGACGGTGGAATCACCTCTATGGTCGACTCTGGCGCTCTGCGCATGCGCCTTGATTCGGCATGGGCCAGGCGAGAAGCAATTCTTGCCAAGCGAAAGGAACCTGTGCTGGGCGTCTCAGAGTTCGCTCACCTCGATGAGAAGTTGCCGGCATCTCCGACCCCCATTGTACCCGTACCAACAGGTCCTACCCTCATAGAGCATCGTGATGCCGAGATATTTGAGACACTGCGTACTCGCATCGGAGCCGTGCCGCGCGATGTGGTCTTGCTAGCGTTGGGACCACCCTCTGAACATCGTGCGCGTATTGGGTATTCATCCAGTCTGTTTGGCATCGTTGGCATCCGTACTCGAGAGATAACTTCGCCTGAACGTGCTGATGTCGCCGTAATCTGCGGCAGCGATGAACGCTACGCGTCTGAAGCCGCAGGTATCGCTCGCGCACTCAAATCAGCTGAAGTAAACAAGGTGGTGCTCGCGGGCCGTCCAGGCGTTCTAGAAGCTGAACTTCGTAAAGCCGGTGTCGATGCATTCGTGTTTGTTGGCTGCGATACGGTGGCTACACTAAAGGAGATATTGTCGTGA
- the scpA gene encoding methylmalonyl-CoA mutase, producing the protein MVVTLPNFEEIDFDEIKPVERKTAPTRSDNSWDTPEDIPHREVYNSSDLTDVAHLGSLPGIPPFVRGPYPTMYVQKPWTVRQYAGFSTAEDSNAFYRRNLASGQMGLSIAFDLATHRGYDSDHPRVVGDVGMAGVAIDSILDMRILFDGIPLDKMSVSMTMNGAVLPVLALYVVAAEEQGVPPEKLSGTIQNDILKEYMVRNTYIYPPAPSMKIIADIFEFTSQRMPKFNSISISGYHLQEAGATADLELGYTLADGLEYIRTGIASGMSVDTFAPRLSFFFAIGMNFFMEVAKLRAARLLWAEIISKFSPKNNKSLALRTHCQTSGWSLTAQDVYNNVVRTCIEAMAATQGHTQSLHTNSLDEALALPTDFSARIARNTQLQLQLESNTTRPVDPWGGSYYVEWLTDQLAKRARAHIAEIEQLGGMVKALEAGIPKMRIEEAAARTQARIDSGRQKIIGVNCYRPIHEESIPVLKVDNAAVRKTQIERLKKLRAERDTETTTRALDALTKCAETGVGNLLALAIDAARARATVGEISWALEKVWGRHQANIQAISGVYSREVGESSEAIARVRARTQTFLDRKGRRPRILISKMGQDGHDRGQKVIASAFADLGFDVDIGPLFQTPEETARAAVENDVHVIGVSSLAAGHLTLVPALRASLATFGRSDILVVVGGVIPPDDYQALREAGAIEIFGPGTVIADAAVRLLDRLESSP; encoded by the coding sequence ATTGTCGTGACGCTGCCCAACTTTGAAGAGATCGACTTTGACGAGATCAAGCCTGTAGAGCGAAAAACTGCACCTACTAGATCTGACAACAGTTGGGATACCCCAGAAGACATCCCTCATCGCGAGGTCTATAACTCCTCAGACCTCACGGACGTTGCGCACCTTGGCTCGTTGCCTGGTATCCCACCATTCGTGCGTGGCCCATATCCTACTATGTATGTACAAAAACCATGGACCGTACGCCAGTATGCTGGTTTCTCTACGGCGGAAGACTCGAATGCGTTTTACCGACGCAACCTTGCCTCGGGACAGATGGGTCTATCGATTGCGTTCGACCTCGCCACTCACCGCGGCTACGATAGCGACCACCCTCGCGTTGTTGGCGACGTCGGCATGGCTGGCGTGGCGATTGACTCGATCCTGGATATGCGTATTCTGTTTGATGGGATCCCGCTCGACAAAATGAGCGTATCGATGACAATGAATGGTGCTGTTCTGCCAGTGCTTGCGCTTTACGTCGTCGCCGCAGAGGAGCAAGGCGTGCCGCCTGAGAAATTGTCTGGCACGATCCAAAACGATATCCTCAAAGAGTACATGGTACGAAACACATACATCTATCCCCCTGCACCCTCGATGAAAATTATTGCAGACATCTTCGAGTTCACGTCCCAGCGAATGCCGAAGTTCAACTCCATCTCGATCTCTGGCTATCACCTGCAAGAGGCAGGAGCGACTGCGGATCTAGAGCTAGGCTACACGCTCGCCGATGGGCTAGAGTATATCCGCACCGGTATCGCTTCGGGTATGAGCGTCGACACGTTTGCACCACGCTTGTCGTTCTTTTTTGCGATCGGCATGAACTTCTTCATGGAAGTTGCCAAACTCAGGGCCGCTCGTCTGCTCTGGGCTGAAATTATCTCGAAGTTCTCGCCAAAGAACAACAAGAGTCTTGCGCTGCGCACGCACTGTCAGACCTCTGGTTGGTCACTAACCGCTCAGGACGTGTACAACAATGTTGTACGCACCTGCATTGAGGCGATGGCCGCGACGCAGGGCCACACTCAAAGTTTGCATACGAACTCACTTGACGAAGCGCTCGCGTTGCCAACGGACTTCTCTGCACGGATTGCGCGCAACACCCAACTACAGTTGCAGCTCGAGTCGAACACAACACGACCGGTCGATCCTTGGGGTGGCAGTTATTATGTAGAGTGGCTGACTGACCAGCTTGCGAAACGTGCACGTGCTCACATTGCTGAGATTGAGCAGCTAGGTGGTATGGTGAAAGCTCTAGAGGCGGGTATCCCGAAAATGCGCATCGAGGAAGCAGCGGCACGTACTCAGGCTCGAATCGACAGCGGCCGTCAGAAGATCATTGGTGTGAATTGCTATAGACCAATACATGAGGAATCGATCCCTGTGCTCAAGGTCGATAATGCGGCAGTCCGCAAGACTCAGATCGAGCGCCTCAAGAAGCTACGCGCTGAGCGCGATACTGAAACAACGACACGGGCTCTCGATGCGCTTACGAAGTGTGCCGAGACTGGAGTCGGCAATCTGCTTGCCCTCGCGATCGACGCGGCACGTGCAAGAGCCACTGTCGGTGAAATATCGTGGGCGCTCGAAAAAGTATGGGGCCGCCATCAAGCCAACATCCAAGCCATCTCCGGCGTTTACAGTAGGGAGGTCGGAGAATCCTCTGAGGCGATAGCACGTGTAAGGGCTCGCACTCAAACTTTCCTTGATCGGAAGGGGCGCCGCCCACGTATCCTGATCTCGAAGATGGGACAGGACGGGCACGACCGCGGTCAAAAGGTGATTGCGTCTGCATTTGCGGATCTTGGCTTTGACGTTGATATTGGCCCGTTGTTCCAGACGCCTGAGGAAACCGCGCGTGCAGCCGTCGAGAACGACGTTCACGTGATCGGAGTGAGCTCTCTCGCAGCTGGCCACTTGACACTCGTGCCAGCACTGCGAGCCTCGCTTGCGACGTTTGGTCGATCCGACATCTTAGTTGTGGTCGGCGGTGTGATCCCACCAGACGATTATCAGGCGCTGCGTGAGGCTGGAGCAATTGAGATCTTTGGACCTGGCACTGTGATCGCCGACGCCGCGGTGAGGTTGCTCGACCGTCTTGAATCATCACCATGA
- the meaB gene encoding methylmalonyl Co-A mutase-associated GTPase MeaB yields MTFRSPRLSVEAYERGVIDGDRGMLARAVTLVESRSEEDRQLAHNLLQRVLPMTGRSHRIGITGVPGVGKSTFIDTLGMRLLEAGHRVAVLAIDPTSQLSGGSILGDKTRMHRLALDPRAFIRPSPSGLSPGGVARRTRETMLLCEAAKYDVVLVETVGVGQGETAVADMVDFFLVLVLPGAGDELQGIKKGVFELADTLVVNKADGEGERLANIALTDLKAALRYLPRKRAIWQPRALAASGITGRGIDELWAVIEEHRRLLEANGELTALRAAQQSTWMWALIRERLEDVFRQHPDVSSTLPRIERAVEAGTTTSSAAADELLAIFGRKYL; encoded by the coding sequence ATGACGTTTCGATCACCTAGGCTTTCTGTTGAGGCGTATGAGCGCGGAGTCATCGATGGTGACCGCGGAATGCTCGCGCGAGCGGTCACGCTCGTAGAGAGTCGTTCCGAAGAAGATCGTCAGCTAGCTCACAACCTCCTGCAGCGGGTTTTGCCTATGACAGGTCGTTCGCATCGTATTGGTATTACTGGTGTACCAGGCGTCGGCAAAAGTACGTTCATTGACACCCTCGGTATGCGCTTGCTCGAAGCTGGTCATCGCGTTGCTGTGCTCGCGATCGATCCGACGAGTCAACTCTCGGGTGGGTCGATTCTCGGTGACAAGACGCGCATGCATCGTCTCGCGTTAGATCCGCGCGCGTTTATACGGCCGTCACCTAGCGGATTATCCCCCGGCGGCGTGGCTCGCCGCACACGTGAGACAATGCTATTGTGTGAGGCGGCCAAATATGATGTTGTGCTCGTTGAGACCGTCGGCGTCGGTCAGGGCGAGACAGCAGTCGCCGACATGGTCGATTTCTTTCTTGTGCTTGTGTTACCGGGTGCGGGCGACGAATTGCAGGGAATCAAGAAGGGTGTGTTTGAGCTAGCCGATACGCTCGTCGTCAACAAGGCCGATGGCGAAGGCGAGCGTCTAGCAAACATCGCCCTGACGGATTTGAAGGCAGCGTTGCGCTACCTGCCACGCAAGCGTGCAATCTGGCAACCGCGGGCCCTCGCGGCGTCGGGCATTACTGGTCGTGGCATCGACGAGCTGTGGGCCGTGATTGAGGAGCACCGACGGTTGCTCGAGGCGAACGGAGAGCTCACCGCATTACGAGCGGCCCAGCAATCAACATGGATGTGGGCTCTGATCCGCGAGCGCCTCGAAGATGTGTTTCGCCAACACCCCGACGTTTCCTCTACCCTACCCCGAATAGAGCGTGCTGTAGAGGCCGGAACAACCACGTCGAGTGCAGCTGCGGATGAGTTGCTAGCAATTTTCGGCCGCAAATATCTTTAA
- the cofE gene encoding coenzyme F420-0:L-glutamate ligase has product MLSIIPVAVSEDIRSGQNLTETIIGSIRLCGLAIEEYDILVIAQKIISKSETRIVDMQSILPSDKAVELARVHDKDPRLIQLVLNESKSIVRLTKRHIIAKTKHGFICANAGIDQSNVSKDPKYVLLLPENPDESARKLRKDIFETTKKNVSVIVSDTFGRPFRNGQTNVAIGISGMNPLKSYIGTADQHGRELKVTEIAIADEIASAAELVMGKTLQIPVAIVRGYKYEFIHSDLEKKIGISILIRSEKDDLFMK; this is encoded by the coding sequence TTGTTATCCATCATACCAGTAGCAGTAAGTGAGGATATTAGATCAGGTCAGAATCTAACAGAGACTATTATCGGTTCTATTAGATTGTGTGGGCTGGCTATTGAAGAATATGATATTTTGGTTATTGCTCAAAAGATAATTTCAAAATCTGAGACTAGAATAGTGGATATGCAATCTATACTTCCATCAGATAAGGCAGTCGAACTTGCTAGGGTCCATGACAAAGATCCACGTTTGATTCAACTTGTATTAAATGAATCCAAAAGTATCGTTCGTCTAACAAAGAGGCATATTATTGCCAAAACCAAACATGGGTTTATCTGCGCAAACGCGGGAATAGACCAAAGCAATGTATCTAAGGACCCTAAGTATGTATTGCTGCTTCCTGAAAACCCCGATGAATCTGCAAGAAAATTAAGAAAAGACATCTTCGAAACGACAAAAAAAAATGTATCTGTAATTGTCAGTGATACATTTGGGAGGCCATTTAGAAACGGTCAGACTAATGTAGCGATTGGAATATCTGGTATGAATCCATTAAAAAGTTATATTGGAACTGCAGACCAGCACGGAAGGGAACTTAAGGTAACAGAGATAGCAATAGCTGATGAAATTGCGTCGGCAGCGGAATTGGTTATGGGCAAAACCCTTCAAATCCCAGTTGCTATTGTTAGAGGTTATAAATACGAATTTATTCACTCAGATTTGGAAAAAAAAATAGGTATTAGTATCTTGATTAGAAGCGAAAAGGATGACTTATTCATGAAATAA
- the serB gene encoding phosphoserine phosphatase SerB has translation MLVIFDVEGVLLNAEYLPVLAKLMGPKKEEEIWDITNKGIRGEINWEEGLKERVHALRGIEFSQAHKIAQNLEIMPGARELCSFLKGLDWKLVAVSGGFNIITDRLHTELQIDKIFSNDLIFRDGKLEDVDIRVTSDKSASVKKYIEENGFLRDEIIVVVDGANDLKLFDLSAFTVGFCPVEVIREKANIVIEEKDLSVLIPIFKEKFRIKVNPS, from the coding sequence ATGCTTGTAATTTTTGATGTAGAAGGTGTATTGTTAAATGCGGAATATCTACCTGTGCTTGCAAAGCTCATGGGGCCCAAAAAAGAAGAGGAAATTTGGGATATTACAAATAAAGGTATTCGTGGAGAAATAAACTGGGAGGAGGGACTAAAAGAAAGAGTCCATGCTTTAAGAGGGATTGAGTTTTCTCAGGCTCATAAGATAGCCCAAAATCTTGAGATAATGCCCGGAGCGAGAGAACTTTGTTCCTTCTTAAAGGGCTTGGATTGGAAATTGGTAGCAGTATCTGGTGGATTCAATATTATAACTGATAGATTGCACACGGAATTGCAGATAGATAAGATATTTTCTAATGATTTAATCTTTAGGGATGGGAAGTTGGAAGATGTTGATATACGTGTTACTTCTGATAAATCTGCCTCTGTTAAAAAGTATATCGAAGAAAACGGTTTTTTAAGAGATGAAATTATTGTTGTAGTCGACGGCGCAAATGATTTGAAACTTTTTGACCTTTCCGCTTTCACTGTAGGATTTTGTCCCGTTGAGGTAATACGAGAAAAGGCAAACATAGTAATTGAAGAAAAGGATTTGTCTGTTCTAATTCCTATATTTAAAGAAAAATTTAGAATTAAGGTAAATCCCTCTTGA
- a CDS encoding sulfurtransferase TusA family protein — MSSNTDDPSKSNTKTIDVRGLYCPEPVFRTKIEMERMTKGDLLKVVSDDPDSEEDISRWVNRNGHELLSLNKTNKDLEFTIKKAK, encoded by the coding sequence ATGTCCTCCAATACTGATGATCCATCAAAGTCTAATACTAAAACAATTGATGTGAGGGGATTATACTGTCCCGAACCAGTATTTAGAACGAAGATTGAAATGGAAAGAATGACTAAAGGTGATTTGCTAAAAGTTGTATCGGATGATCCGGATTCAGAAGAAGATATTTCAAGATGGGTAAATCGAAATGGCCATGAATTATTATCCTTAAATAAAACCAATAAAGATTTAGAGTTTACAATCAAAAAGGCCAAGTGA
- a CDS encoding PLP-dependent cysteine synthase family protein, translated as MSTSAVFPSSNNIIERIGNTPLIELKSFSTPKTRIFAKLEWHNPFGSVKDRAAFWMIKNAERQNILKKDKSIIIEPTSGNTGIALTGIASHLGYKVEIVIPEKVSKETKDILRKLGATLHETSDDLCPRVGAGTDQSIALAYAISKPRPEIYYMPNQYENDANYYAHYESTGPEIWKQTEGKVTHFFTGCGTGGTITGTGKFLKEKNNEVKVVAIQAQKNHLLQGLRNFEESAKPELFLRREDVVDEWYTATNEKSFGMAKEIALKEHILVGPSSGSVLASMMDLAEKNPDQENVFVGIFADDGRKFKSLYKEQGIFTEDEFDKYLKNSKFMSQLAYN; from the coding sequence ATGAGTACCTCCGCTGTTTTTCCCTCCTCCAACAACATAATTGAGAGGATCGGTAACACCCCATTGATTGAACTAAAAAGCTTTTCCACTCCTAAAACAAGAATTTTCGCTAAACTTGAATGGCATAATCCTTTTGGATCGGTCAAAGACAGAGCGGCATTTTGGATGATTAAGAATGCTGAACGTCAGAACATTTTGAAAAAAGATAAAAGTATCATAATAGAACCAACATCTGGAAACACAGGCATTGCACTGACAGGAATTGCGTCTCACTTGGGTTACAAAGTTGAAATAGTTATACCCGAAAAAGTAAGCAAGGAGACAAAAGATATACTCAGAAAATTAGGAGCAACCCTCCATGAGACTTCAGATGATTTGTGTCCAAGGGTTGGGGCTGGAACTGATCAAAGTATAGCATTGGCTTATGCAATATCAAAACCCAGACCAGAAATTTACTATATGCCTAATCAGTATGAAAATGATGCAAATTACTATGCTCACTATGAGAGTACTGGTCCAGAAATTTGGAAGCAAACTGAGGGTAAAGTAACACATTTTTTTACTGGTTGTGGGACAGGAGGGACAATTACAGGTACAGGCAAATTCTTAAAAGAAAAAAACAATGAAGTGAAAGTTGTAGCTATTCAAGCTCAAAAGAATCATCTTTTGCAAGGGCTCAGAAATTTTGAAGAATCAGCCAAACCTGAGCTCTTCTTAAGGAGAGAAGATGTTGTTGACGAATGGTATACAGCCACCAATGAAAAGTCTTTTGGAATGGCAAAAGAAATCGCACTAAAAGAACATATATTGGTTGGACCCTCATCCGGCTCAGTTCTTGCGAGTATGATGGATTTGGCAGAAAAGAACCCTGATCAAGAAAATGTATTTGTTGGAATATTTGCAGACGACGGGCGCAAATTCAAGAGTCTTTACAAAGAACAAGGAATATTTACTGAAGACGAATTTGACAAATATTTAAAAAATAGTAAATTTATGTCACAATTAGCGTACAATTAA